In one window of Vallitalea okinawensis DNA:
- a CDS encoding ArsR/SmtB family transcription factor, with translation MDFNVNEYSRVSEILKALGHPARLCIVRGLIQNKGCNVSFMQNCLSLPQSTISQHISKLKAAGIIEGSRNGLEINYTVVDDDTINIINTLFPLE, from the coding sequence ATGGACTTCAATGTTAATGAGTATTCCCGTGTGTCAGAGATTTTAAAAGCTCTAGGTCATCCAGCTAGATTATGCATAGTTCGTGGTTTGATTCAGAACAAAGGATGCAATGTTTCTTTTATGCAAAATTGTTTAAGCTTACCACAATCCACTATATCTCAGCATATCTCTAAATTGAAGGCTGCAGGCATTATAGAAGGTTCACGAAATGGGCTAGAAATAAACTATACTGTAGTAGATGATGATACGATTAATATCATAAATACTCTCTTTCCTCTGGAATAA
- a CDS encoding tyrosine-type recombinase/integrase, protein MITVSNAIELFLMEQEIRQNSIRTYEYYQQKLKDFEKYIGSDTDINTVKKPNVDQYQLHITKRPKWQNTVFHPEYKKPIKKITVQSYIRAIRAFFNWIYAEGYIDTDVGKRIKLPRVPKKHVDILDPSEFDILLNSFNARTETGMRNKCLVLLMLDSGLRKTESINLLIEDVSLVRGTIYVRGGKGDKDRIVPMGLYTKKALHKYMSFYRSMSEYPTSRLFLNRDRSPFTDSAFKSMMARMKKKSGIKRLHAHMLRHTFATYYLMNDGDIISLQMILGHTTSEMTRKYLHLASAYTINRHKERSPVDNVIIKKKNYV, encoded by the coding sequence ATGATAACAGTTTCAAATGCAATTGAACTATTTTTGATGGAACAAGAGATTAGGCAAAATAGTATTCGTACCTATGAGTACTATCAGCAGAAATTAAAGGATTTTGAAAAATATATAGGTTCAGATACCGATATAAACACAGTAAAAAAGCCTAACGTTGACCAATATCAATTACACATAACTAAAAGACCTAAGTGGCAAAATACAGTCTTTCATCCCGAGTATAAAAAACCAATTAAAAAGATTACTGTTCAATCCTATATCCGTGCGATACGTGCTTTCTTTAATTGGATATATGCAGAGGGTTATATTGATACAGATGTAGGGAAGAGAATTAAGCTTCCTAGAGTACCAAAGAAGCATGTTGATATTTTAGACCCCTCTGAATTTGATATTCTATTAAATTCATTTAATGCTCGTACAGAGACAGGAATGAGAAATAAGTGCCTTGTATTATTAATGCTCGATAGTGGATTAAGAAAGACTGAATCTATTAATTTACTTATTGAAGATGTTTCATTAGTAAGAGGTACGATATATGTAAGGGGTGGCAAGGGTGATAAAGACCGAATTGTTCCAATGGGTTTATATACTAAGAAAGCATTGCATAAGTATATGTCCTTCTATAGGTCTATGTCGGAGTATCCAACTAGTAGATTATTTCTTAATAGAGATCGTTCACCTTTCACAGATTCAGCATTTAAGAGTATGATGGCTAGAATGAAGAAAAAGTCAGGTATAAAACGGCTTCATGCTCATATGCTTAGACATACTTTCGCCACTTATTACTTAATGAATGATGGTGATATTATATCTCTTCAAATGATTTTAGGTCATACAACCAGTGAAATGACTAGGAAGTATTTACATTTAGCTAGTGCCTATACTATTAACCGTCATAAGGAAAGAAGTCCAGTGGATAATGTTATAATTAAAAAGAAGAATTATGTCTAA